Proteins encoded together in one Gadus chalcogrammus isolate NIFS_2021 chromosome 18, NIFS_Gcha_1.0, whole genome shotgun sequence window:
- the si:ch211-234p6.5 gene encoding pleckstrin homology domain-containing family A member 4 isoform X3, whose protein sequence is MDDQDRVSQASSMATVSSLPVHKSGGGEKLQSFGKRYRSARRDPNCPVVIRGWLNKKDSAGLKLWKRRWFVLSNYCLFYYKDSREECVLGSIPLPSYNILFCSTRECKNRKYTFKVVHQGMRSYYFSADTQEDMLGWVRALGQAAAMEQEGTLNRRCCSYQDFSQLGGSSESVASPSSEGECFLQKPRYVSRTLSEPSHLTGARGPHPHAEQRARRPSPSPSRDRCGLEDSASCGGSLTPRGQLGSRPHTPVGRVDIRPQNDPFVTPQPLFYTPPSPKHQFRPHPPTPVLERWLNKPVATYGSVHHGSTGRRTLAKSHSTGGFPEALPPLPRTTRLGHVPHPTHHHHHHHHGNHVSVCVVPTTTAVKPEMRDTPPLRPLETDADAVLTRLCGCDKLLQALSMELAQLQVDKISVAVLQDSVQVAMEMGRMQVAVETSRMPLEEWRTQDAALSQKALLQDELVTIRARMCDVSLEMERVWAQYERMESELSIIRSHLQHITDFGSPQHQSQAQRDLWMMEDVLSALKPNRDHHSALLRLHTLVPPAVRDHHTHSTSPPSPSQTLQSTAHMELQEANQMRAPQYDWTDPSYERIDGRGDGRSQAGPMGGWRQTPDPTITSHKGARMGEEEQMRTKEKPASRKKPPIMPCGPRRSRSSEPRDETPFPLRVTRVVTATLPSSLVARRVAVDDPPPELSPPLPEQIPDPRPSPRPPSGLDYVPARHRVVSWESPPRQTEDGARDGGPTADTLAQGPPSRPLNPGQTHDLALTPEQREAKLRRVQRIRERVVRSAVRESSTTPVHLSDKEVPLLTDDRKLAGQTPGVRCHSDGSAERRGGAAEEKEAEPRSRLPPPAGRGTNGSVKHSSSVTWYQREDGRQVSPDRRRGDDRSQSSRAQWFLSTNQWQGFIPLQSQGAEPLCDQEVADITGRPEKPEEPVSDAGDATSSSSSSSSSSHVSHLSLEKMKENHALFYQIACDVSISDTDVTPGDHNGNDVNDRSDQNVRSDRNNNNDAESSEEPPGEGVPVSEGQSGTTRRAWDALFHGISLPAPSDWFSSSPSLSKQGGDPEELRIQEELEALAPEVLPEVSCSSSSSSTSSSSTSSSSSQQDVLHHLKGEGRGDGAEKGKEEEAPRLGDEPGGVTKASEEVVILEEVKREQEAVKRDQDEGKKGQEGRKRNQEQTRVFRKSSSLSDSREAIPGDSGFGDVTTVLRGAGFGNTRVTVLRTSL, encoded by the exons atggACGACCAGGACAGAGTAAGCCAAGCCTCCAGCATGGCCACCGTCTCCTCCCTGCCCGTCCACAAA TCCGGGGGAGGTGAGAAGCTCCAGTCGTTTGGGAAGAGGTACCGGTCGGCGAGAAGAGACCCCAACTGCCCAGTGGTCATCAGAGGCTGGCTCAACAAGAAG GACAGTGCAGGGTTGAAACTGTGGAAGAGGAGATGGTTTGTGCTGTCAAACTACTGTTTGTTCTACTATAAAG ACAGCAGAGAGGAGTGTGTGCTGGGCAGTATTCCTCTACCCAGCTACAACATCCTGTTCTGCTCAACGAGGGAATGCAAGAACAGGAAGTATACATTCAAG GTGGTGCACCAGGGCATGCGCTCGTACTACTTCAGCGCAGACACCCAGGAGGACATGCTGGGCTGGGTCCGAGCTCTGGGCCAGGCCGCCGCGATGGAGCAGGAGGGCACGCTCAACAG ACGCTGCTGCAGTTACCAGGACTTCTCTCAGCTAGGGGGCAGCAGTGAGTCGGTGGCCAGCCCGTCCTCCGAGGGAGAATGTTTTCTCCAGAAGCCGCGATACGTCAGCCGAACGTTGAGCGAACCCAGCCACCTAACGGGGGCGCGGGGCCCGCACCCCCACGCAGAGCAGCGGGCGAGACGACCGAG cccctcccccagcaggGACCGCTGTGGTCTGGAAGACTCCGCCTCCTGCGGAGGATCCTTGACCCCTAGAGGTCAGCTGGGGTCGCGACCTCACACTCCAGTGGGAAGGGTGGACATCCGGCCCCAGAACGACCCCTTCGTGACCCCGCAGCCCCTCTtctacacccccccctcccccaaacaccagttcagaccacacccccccacccccgtcctGGAGAGATGGCTCAACAAG cccgtAGCGACATACGGTTCTGTCCACCACGGTTCCACCGGACGGAGGACGCTAGCAAAG tCTCACTCCACGGGGGGTTTCCCGGAGGCCCTCCCCCCGTTGCCGCGGACGACCCGACTTGGACAcgtcccccaccccacccatcaccatcaccaccatcaccacggcaaccatgtgtccgtgtgtgtggttCCCACGACAACG GCTGTGAAGCCGGAAATGAGAGACACTCCGCCCCTCCGCCCACTGGAGACTGACGCAGAC gctgTTCTGACCaggttgtgtgggtgtgacaAGCTGCTGCAGGCTCTGTCCATGGAGCTGGCTCAGCTGCAGGTGGACAAG ATCTCTGTGGCCGTGTTGCAGGACAGTGTCcaggttgccatggagatgggCAGGATGCAGGTTGCCGTGGAGACCAGCAGGATGCcgctggaggagtggaggacCCAGGATGCGGCCCTTTCCCAGAAGGCCTTGCTGCAGGACGAGCTGGTCACTATCCGCGCCAGGATGTGTGACGTTTCTCTG gagatggagagggtgtggGCTCAGTACGAGAGGATGGAGAGTGAGCTGTCAATCATCAGATCTCACCTGCAGCACATCACAGACTTTGGATCTCCTCAG catcagTCCCAGGCTCAGAGGGACCTCTGGATGATGGAGGACGTCCTGTCTGCTCTGAAACCCAACCGGGACCACCATTCTGCACTGCTGAGACTACACACActag TGCCCCCCGCGGTGAGagaccatcacacacactcaacctcGCCCCCTTCTCCGTCACAGACCCTGCAGAGCACAGCTCACATG GAACTGCAGGAAGCCAATCAGATGAGGGCTCCACAGTACGACTGGACAGATCCGTCCTATGAG AGGATTGATGGACGGGGTGATGGGAGGAGCCAAGCAG GGCCgatgggggggtggaggcagacacctGACCCTACCATCACGTCACACAAG GGAgcgaggatgggggaggaggagcagatgagGACCAAGGAGAAGCCGGCCAGCCGGAAGAAACCTCCCATCATGCCATGCGGTCCTCGACGCAGCCGGAGCTCGGAACCCAGAGACGAG ACGCCGTTCCCGCTGCGCGTGACGCGGGTCGTCACGGCAACACTGCCCTCCTCCCTGGTGGCGCGCAGGGTGGCCGTGGacgaccccccccccgagcTCAGCCCCCCGCTGCCCGAGCAGATCCCGGACCCCCGCCCGTCCCCCAGGCCCCCCTCGGGGCTGGACTACGTGCCGGCCCGCCACCGCGTGGTGAGCTGGGAGTCGCCCCCCCGGCAGACGGAGGACGGCGCCCGGGACGGGGGGCCGACCGCCGACACGCTG GCTCAAGGCCCGCCCTCCCGACCTTTGAACCCCGGCCAGACTCATGACCTCGCTTTGACCCCTGAGCAGAGAGAGGCCAAACTCAGACGAGTTCAGCGAATCAGAGAGAGGGTCGTCCGcag tgcagTAAGAGAGAGCTCTACCACTCCTGTTCACCTGTCAGACAAAGAAGTTCCTCTCCTGACTGATGACAGGAAGCTGGCCGGCCAGACGCCAG GGGTCCGTTGCCATAGCGACGGGTCAGCCGAGCGCCGGGGCGGTGCggccgaggagaaggaggcggagccgAGGAGCCGCCtcccgccccctgcaggccgcGGTACGAACGGCTCCGTCAAACACTCCAGCTCCGTGACCTGGTACCAGCGGGAGGACGGGCGCCAGGTCTCCCCGGACCGTCGCCGTGGAGACGACCGGTCCCAGTCCAGCCGGGCCCAGTGGTTCCTCTCCACCAATCAGTGGCAGGGGTTCATCCCGCTGCAGagccagggggcggagccactcTGTGACCAGGAGGTCGCCGACATCACCGGCCGGCCGGAAAAACCCGAGGAGCCGGTGTCCGACGCCGGCgacgccacctcctcctcctcttcctcctcttcgtcctcccaCGTCAGCCACCTCAGCctggagaagatgaaggagaacCACGCGCTGTTCTACCAGATCGCGTGCGACGTCAGCATCTCGGACACGGACGTCACACCGGGCGACCACAACGGAAACGACGTCAACGACCGAAGCGACCAAAATGTCCGAAGCGACcggaacaacaacaacgacgctGAAAGCTCTGAGGAGCCGCCCGGGGAGGGGGTCCCGGTCTCCGAGGGTCAGAGTGGTACCACTCGGAGGGCGTGGGACGCCCTGTTCCACGGCATCAGCCTTCCGGCACCTTCTGATTGGTTCAGCAGCTCTCCTTCCCTGTCCAAACAAGGTGGAGACCCAGAGGAGCTCAGGATCCAGGAGGAGCTGGAAGCTTTAGCCCCTGAAGTCCTGCCAGaggtctcctgctcctcctcctcctcctccacctcctcctcctccacctcctcctcctcctcccagcaggacgtcctccaccacctcaaaggggaggggaggggagatggggcagagaaggggaaggaggaagaggcccCCCGACTTGGGGATGAACCAGGGGGAGTGACGAAGGCCTCAGAGGAGGTAGTGATcttggaggaggtgaagagggagcaggaggccgTGAAGAGGGACCAAGACGAGGGGAAGAAGGGccaggaggggaggaagaggaaccaGGAGCAGACCAGGGTGTTCAGGAAGAGCAGCAGTTTGAGTGACAGTAGAGAGGCCATCCCTGGCGACTCCGGGTTTGGTGACGTCACAACGGTGTTAAGAGGAGCTGGTTTTGGCAACACCAGGGTGACCGTCCTGCGGACGAGTttgtag
- the si:ch211-234p6.5 gene encoding pleckstrin homology domain-containing family A member 4 isoform X1, producing MDDQDRVSQASSMATVSSLPVHKSGGGEKLQSFGKRYRSARRDPNCPVVIRGWLNKKDSAGLKLWKRRWFVLSNYCLFYYKDSREECVLGSIPLPSYNILFCSTRECKNRKYTFKVVHQGMRSYYFSADTQEDMLGWVRALGQAAAMEQEGTLNRRCCSYQDFSQLGGSSESVASPSSEGECFLQKPRYVSRTLSEPSHLTGARGPHPHAEQRARRPSPSPSRDRCGLEDSASCGGSLTPRGQLGSRPHTPVGRVDIRPQNDPFVTPQPLFYTPPSPKHQFRPHPPTPVLERWLNKPVATYGSVHHGSTGRRTLAKSHSTGGFPEALPPLPRTTRLGHVPHPTHHHHHHHHGNHVSVCVVPTTTAVKPEMRDTPPLRPLETDADAVLTRLCGCDKLLQALSMELAQLQVDKISVAVLQDSVQVAMEMGRMQVAVETSRMPLEEWRTQDAALSQKALLQDELVTIRARMCDVSLEMERVWAQYERMESELSIIRSHLQHITDFGSPQHQSQAQRDLWMMEDVLSALKPNRDHHSALLRLHTLVPPAVRDHHTHSTSPPSPSQTLQSTAHMGAELMAPTRPPLPQELQEANQMRAPQYDWTDPSYERIDGRGDGRSQAGPMGGWRQTPDPTITSHKGARMGEEEQMRTKEKPASRKKPPIMPCGPRRSRSSEPRDETPFPLRVTRVVTATLPSSLVARRVAVDDPPPELSPPLPEQIPDPRPSPRPPSGLDYVPARHRVVSWESPPRQTEDGARDGGPTADTLAQGPPSRPLNPGQTHDLALTPEQREAKLRRVQRIRERVVRSAVRESSTTPVHLSDKEVPLLTDDRKLAGQTPGVRCHSDGSAERRGGAAEEKEAEPRSRLPPPAGRGTNGSVKHSSSVTWYQREDGRQVSPDRRRGDDRSQSSRAQWFLSTNQWQGFIPLQSQGAEPLCDQEVADITGRPEKPEEPVSDAGDATSSSSSSSSSSHVSHLSLEKMKENHALFYQIACDVSISDTDVTPGDHNGNDVNDRSDQNVRSDRNNNNDAESSEEPPGEGVPVSEGQSGTTRRAWDALFHGISLPAPSDWFSSSPSLSKQGGDPEELRIQEELEALAPEVLPEVSCSSSSSSTSSSSTSSSSSQQDVLHHLKGEGRGDGAEKGKEEEAPRLGDEPGGVTKASEEVVILEEVKREQEAVKRDQDEGKKGQEGRKRNQEQTRVFRKSSSLSDSREAIPGDSGFGDVTTVLRGAGFGNTRVTVLRTSL from the exons atggACGACCAGGACAGAGTAAGCCAAGCCTCCAGCATGGCCACCGTCTCCTCCCTGCCCGTCCACAAA TCCGGGGGAGGTGAGAAGCTCCAGTCGTTTGGGAAGAGGTACCGGTCGGCGAGAAGAGACCCCAACTGCCCAGTGGTCATCAGAGGCTGGCTCAACAAGAAG GACAGTGCAGGGTTGAAACTGTGGAAGAGGAGATGGTTTGTGCTGTCAAACTACTGTTTGTTCTACTATAAAG ACAGCAGAGAGGAGTGTGTGCTGGGCAGTATTCCTCTACCCAGCTACAACATCCTGTTCTGCTCAACGAGGGAATGCAAGAACAGGAAGTATACATTCAAG GTGGTGCACCAGGGCATGCGCTCGTACTACTTCAGCGCAGACACCCAGGAGGACATGCTGGGCTGGGTCCGAGCTCTGGGCCAGGCCGCCGCGATGGAGCAGGAGGGCACGCTCAACAG ACGCTGCTGCAGTTACCAGGACTTCTCTCAGCTAGGGGGCAGCAGTGAGTCGGTGGCCAGCCCGTCCTCCGAGGGAGAATGTTTTCTCCAGAAGCCGCGATACGTCAGCCGAACGTTGAGCGAACCCAGCCACCTAACGGGGGCGCGGGGCCCGCACCCCCACGCAGAGCAGCGGGCGAGACGACCGAG cccctcccccagcaggGACCGCTGTGGTCTGGAAGACTCCGCCTCCTGCGGAGGATCCTTGACCCCTAGAGGTCAGCTGGGGTCGCGACCTCACACTCCAGTGGGAAGGGTGGACATCCGGCCCCAGAACGACCCCTTCGTGACCCCGCAGCCCCTCTtctacacccccccctcccccaaacaccagttcagaccacacccccccacccccgtcctGGAGAGATGGCTCAACAAG cccgtAGCGACATACGGTTCTGTCCACCACGGTTCCACCGGACGGAGGACGCTAGCAAAG tCTCACTCCACGGGGGGTTTCCCGGAGGCCCTCCCCCCGTTGCCGCGGACGACCCGACTTGGACAcgtcccccaccccacccatcaccatcaccaccatcaccacggcaaccatgtgtccgtgtgtgtggttCCCACGACAACG GCTGTGAAGCCGGAAATGAGAGACACTCCGCCCCTCCGCCCACTGGAGACTGACGCAGAC gctgTTCTGACCaggttgtgtgggtgtgacaAGCTGCTGCAGGCTCTGTCCATGGAGCTGGCTCAGCTGCAGGTGGACAAG ATCTCTGTGGCCGTGTTGCAGGACAGTGTCcaggttgccatggagatgggCAGGATGCAGGTTGCCGTGGAGACCAGCAGGATGCcgctggaggagtggaggacCCAGGATGCGGCCCTTTCCCAGAAGGCCTTGCTGCAGGACGAGCTGGTCACTATCCGCGCCAGGATGTGTGACGTTTCTCTG gagatggagagggtgtggGCTCAGTACGAGAGGATGGAGAGTGAGCTGTCAATCATCAGATCTCACCTGCAGCACATCACAGACTTTGGATCTCCTCAG catcagTCCCAGGCTCAGAGGGACCTCTGGATGATGGAGGACGTCCTGTCTGCTCTGAAACCCAACCGGGACCACCATTCTGCACTGCTGAGACTACACACActag TGCCCCCCGCGGTGAGagaccatcacacacactcaacctcGCCCCCTTCTCCGTCACAGACCCTGCAGAGCACAGCTCACATG GGGGCGGAGCTAATGGCCCCGACCCGCCCACCTCTACCTCAGGAACTGCAGGAAGCCAATCAGATGAGGGCTCCACAGTACGACTGGACAGATCCGTCCTATGAG AGGATTGATGGACGGGGTGATGGGAGGAGCCAAGCAG GGCCgatgggggggtggaggcagacacctGACCCTACCATCACGTCACACAAG GGAgcgaggatgggggaggaggagcagatgagGACCAAGGAGAAGCCGGCCAGCCGGAAGAAACCTCCCATCATGCCATGCGGTCCTCGACGCAGCCGGAGCTCGGAACCCAGAGACGAG ACGCCGTTCCCGCTGCGCGTGACGCGGGTCGTCACGGCAACACTGCCCTCCTCCCTGGTGGCGCGCAGGGTGGCCGTGGacgaccccccccccgagcTCAGCCCCCCGCTGCCCGAGCAGATCCCGGACCCCCGCCCGTCCCCCAGGCCCCCCTCGGGGCTGGACTACGTGCCGGCCCGCCACCGCGTGGTGAGCTGGGAGTCGCCCCCCCGGCAGACGGAGGACGGCGCCCGGGACGGGGGGCCGACCGCCGACACGCTG GCTCAAGGCCCGCCCTCCCGACCTTTGAACCCCGGCCAGACTCATGACCTCGCTTTGACCCCTGAGCAGAGAGAGGCCAAACTCAGACGAGTTCAGCGAATCAGAGAGAGGGTCGTCCGcag tgcagTAAGAGAGAGCTCTACCACTCCTGTTCACCTGTCAGACAAAGAAGTTCCTCTCCTGACTGATGACAGGAAGCTGGCCGGCCAGACGCCAG GGGTCCGTTGCCATAGCGACGGGTCAGCCGAGCGCCGGGGCGGTGCggccgaggagaaggaggcggagccgAGGAGCCGCCtcccgccccctgcaggccgcGGTACGAACGGCTCCGTCAAACACTCCAGCTCCGTGACCTGGTACCAGCGGGAGGACGGGCGCCAGGTCTCCCCGGACCGTCGCCGTGGAGACGACCGGTCCCAGTCCAGCCGGGCCCAGTGGTTCCTCTCCACCAATCAGTGGCAGGGGTTCATCCCGCTGCAGagccagggggcggagccactcTGTGACCAGGAGGTCGCCGACATCACCGGCCGGCCGGAAAAACCCGAGGAGCCGGTGTCCGACGCCGGCgacgccacctcctcctcctcttcctcctcttcgtcctcccaCGTCAGCCACCTCAGCctggagaagatgaaggagaacCACGCGCTGTTCTACCAGATCGCGTGCGACGTCAGCATCTCGGACACGGACGTCACACCGGGCGACCACAACGGAAACGACGTCAACGACCGAAGCGACCAAAATGTCCGAAGCGACcggaacaacaacaacgacgctGAAAGCTCTGAGGAGCCGCCCGGGGAGGGGGTCCCGGTCTCCGAGGGTCAGAGTGGTACCACTCGGAGGGCGTGGGACGCCCTGTTCCACGGCATCAGCCTTCCGGCACCTTCTGATTGGTTCAGCAGCTCTCCTTCCCTGTCCAAACAAGGTGGAGACCCAGAGGAGCTCAGGATCCAGGAGGAGCTGGAAGCTTTAGCCCCTGAAGTCCTGCCAGaggtctcctgctcctcctcctcctcctccacctcctcctcctccacctcctcctcctcctcccagcaggacgtcctccaccacctcaaaggggaggggaggggagatggggcagagaaggggaaggaggaagaggcccCCCGACTTGGGGATGAACCAGGGGGAGTGACGAAGGCCTCAGAGGAGGTAGTGATcttggaggaggtgaagagggagcaggaggccgTGAAGAGGGACCAAGACGAGGGGAAGAAGGGccaggaggggaggaagaggaaccaGGAGCAGACCAGGGTGTTCAGGAAGAGCAGCAGTTTGAGTGACAGTAGAGAGGCCATCCCTGGCGACTCCGGGTTTGGTGACGTCACAACGGTGTTAAGAGGAGCTGGTTTTGGCAACACCAGGGTGACCGTCCTGCGGACGAGTttgtag
- the si:ch211-234p6.5 gene encoding pleckstrin homology domain-containing family A member 4 isoform X4, with protein sequence MDDQDRSGGGEKLQSFGKRYRSARRDPNCPVVIRGWLNKKDSAGLKLWKRRWFVLSNYCLFYYKDSREECVLGSIPLPSYNILFCSTRECKNRKYTFKVVHQGMRSYYFSADTQEDMLGWVRALGQAAAMEQEGTLNRRCCSYQDFSQLGGSSESVASPSSEGECFLQKPRYVSRTLSEPSHLTGARGPHPHAEQRARRPSPSPSRDRCGLEDSASCGGSLTPRGQLGSRPHTPVGRVDIRPQNDPFVTPQPLFYTPPSPKHQFRPHPPTPVLERWLNKPVATYGSVHHGSTGRRTLAKSHSTGGFPEALPPLPRTTRLGHVPHPTHHHHHHHHGNHVSVCVVPTTTAVKPEMRDTPPLRPLETDADAVLTRLCGCDKLLQALSMELAQLQVDKISVAVLQDSVQVAMEMGRMQVAVETSRMPLEEWRTQDAALSQKALLQDELVTIRARMCDVSLEMERVWAQYERMESELSIIRSHLQHITDFGSPQHQSQAQRDLWMMEDVLSALKPNRDHHSALLRLHTLVPPAVRDHHTHSTSPPSPSQTLQSTAHMGAELMAPTRPPLPQELQEANQMRAPQYDWTDPSYERIDGRGDGRSQAGPMGGWRQTPDPTITSHKGARMGEEEQMRTKEKPASRKKPPIMPCGPRRSRSSEPRDETPFPLRVTRVVTATLPSSLVARRVAVDDPPPELSPPLPEQIPDPRPSPRPPSGLDYVPARHRVVSWESPPRQTEDGARDGGPTADTLAQGPPSRPLNPGQTHDLALTPEQREAKLRRVQRIRERVVRSAVRESSTTPVHLSDKEVPLLTDDRKLAGQTPGVRCHSDGSAERRGGAAEEKEAEPRSRLPPPAGRGTNGSVKHSSSVTWYQREDGRQVSPDRRRGDDRSQSSRAQWFLSTNQWQGFIPLQSQGAEPLCDQEVADITGRPEKPEEPVSDAGDATSSSSSSSSSSHVSHLSLEKMKENHALFYQIACDVSISDTDVTPGDHNGNDVNDRSDQNVRSDRNNNNDAESSEEPPGEGVPVSEGQSGTTRRAWDALFHGISLPAPSDWFSSSPSLSKQGGDPEELRIQEELEALAPEVLPEVSCSSSSSSTSSSSTSSSSSQQDVLHHLKGEGRGDGAEKGKEEEAPRLGDEPGGVTKASEEVVILEEVKREQEAVKRDQDEGKKGQEGRKRNQEQTRVFRKSSSLSDSREAIPGDSGFGDVTTVLRGAGFGNTRVTVLRTSL encoded by the exons atggACGACCAGGACAGA TCCGGGGGAGGTGAGAAGCTCCAGTCGTTTGGGAAGAGGTACCGGTCGGCGAGAAGAGACCCCAACTGCCCAGTGGTCATCAGAGGCTGGCTCAACAAGAAG GACAGTGCAGGGTTGAAACTGTGGAAGAGGAGATGGTTTGTGCTGTCAAACTACTGTTTGTTCTACTATAAAG ACAGCAGAGAGGAGTGTGTGCTGGGCAGTATTCCTCTACCCAGCTACAACATCCTGTTCTGCTCAACGAGGGAATGCAAGAACAGGAAGTATACATTCAAG GTGGTGCACCAGGGCATGCGCTCGTACTACTTCAGCGCAGACACCCAGGAGGACATGCTGGGCTGGGTCCGAGCTCTGGGCCAGGCCGCCGCGATGGAGCAGGAGGGCACGCTCAACAG ACGCTGCTGCAGTTACCAGGACTTCTCTCAGCTAGGGGGCAGCAGTGAGTCGGTGGCCAGCCCGTCCTCCGAGGGAGAATGTTTTCTCCAGAAGCCGCGATACGTCAGCCGAACGTTGAGCGAACCCAGCCACCTAACGGGGGCGCGGGGCCCGCACCCCCACGCAGAGCAGCGGGCGAGACGACCGAG cccctcccccagcaggGACCGCTGTGGTCTGGAAGACTCCGCCTCCTGCGGAGGATCCTTGACCCCTAGAGGTCAGCTGGGGTCGCGACCTCACACTCCAGTGGGAAGGGTGGACATCCGGCCCCAGAACGACCCCTTCGTGACCCCGCAGCCCCTCTtctacacccccccctcccccaaacaccagttcagaccacacccccccacccccgtcctGGAGAGATGGCTCAACAAG cccgtAGCGACATACGGTTCTGTCCACCACGGTTCCACCGGACGGAGGACGCTAGCAAAG tCTCACTCCACGGGGGGTTTCCCGGAGGCCCTCCCCCCGTTGCCGCGGACGACCCGACTTGGACAcgtcccccaccccacccatcaccatcaccaccatcaccacggcaaccatgtgtccgtgtgtgtggttCCCACGACAACG GCTGTGAAGCCGGAAATGAGAGACACTCCGCCCCTCCGCCCACTGGAGACTGACGCAGAC gctgTTCTGACCaggttgtgtgggtgtgacaAGCTGCTGCAGGCTCTGTCCATGGAGCTGGCTCAGCTGCAGGTGGACAAG ATCTCTGTGGCCGTGTTGCAGGACAGTGTCcaggttgccatggagatgggCAGGATGCAGGTTGCCGTGGAGACCAGCAGGATGCcgctggaggagtggaggacCCAGGATGCGGCCCTTTCCCAGAAGGCCTTGCTGCAGGACGAGCTGGTCACTATCCGCGCCAGGATGTGTGACGTTTCTCTG gagatggagagggtgtggGCTCAGTACGAGAGGATGGAGAGTGAGCTGTCAATCATCAGATCTCACCTGCAGCACATCACAGACTTTGGATCTCCTCAG catcagTCCCAGGCTCAGAGGGACCTCTGGATGATGGAGGACGTCCTGTCTGCTCTGAAACCCAACCGGGACCACCATTCTGCACTGCTGAGACTACACACActag TGCCCCCCGCGGTGAGagaccatcacacacactcaacctcGCCCCCTTCTCCGTCACAGACCCTGCAGAGCACAGCTCACATG GGGGCGGAGCTAATGGCCCCGACCCGCCCACCTCTACCTCAGGAACTGCAGGAAGCCAATCAGATGAGGGCTCCACAGTACGACTGGACAGATCCGTCCTATGAG AGGATTGATGGACGGGGTGATGGGAGGAGCCAAGCAG GGCCgatgggggggtggaggcagacacctGACCCTACCATCACGTCACACAAG GGAgcgaggatgggggaggaggagcagatgagGACCAAGGAGAAGCCGGCCAGCCGGAAGAAACCTCCCATCATGCCATGCGGTCCTCGACGCAGCCGGAGCTCGGAACCCAGAGACGAG ACGCCGTTCCCGCTGCGCGTGACGCGGGTCGTCACGGCAACACTGCCCTCCTCCCTGGTGGCGCGCAGGGTGGCCGTGGacgaccccccccccgagcTCAGCCCCCCGCTGCCCGAGCAGATCCCGGACCCCCGCCCGTCCCCCAGGCCCCCCTCGGGGCTGGACTACGTGCCGGCCCGCCACCGCGTGGTGAGCTGGGAGTCGCCCCCCCGGCAGACGGAGGACGGCGCCCGGGACGGGGGGCCGACCGCCGACACGCTG GCTCAAGGCCCGCCCTCCCGACCTTTGAACCCCGGCCAGACTCATGACCTCGCTTTGACCCCTGAGCAGAGAGAGGCCAAACTCAGACGAGTTCAGCGAATCAGAGAGAGGGTCGTCCGcag tgcagTAAGAGAGAGCTCTACCACTCCTGTTCACCTGTCAGACAAAGAAGTTCCTCTCCTGACTGATGACAGGAAGCTGGCCGGCCAGACGCCAG GGGTCCGTTGCCATAGCGACGGGTCAGCCGAGCGCCGGGGCGGTGCggccgaggagaaggaggcggagccgAGGAGCCGCCtcccgccccctgcaggccgcGGTACGAACGGCTCCGTCAAACACTCCAGCTCCGTGACCTGGTACCAGCGGGAGGACGGGCGCCAGGTCTCCCCGGACCGTCGCCGTGGAGACGACCGGTCCCAGTCCAGCCGGGCCCAGTGGTTCCTCTCCACCAATCAGTGGCAGGGGTTCATCCCGCTGCAGagccagggggcggagccactcTGTGACCAGGAGGTCGCCGACATCACCGGCCGGCCGGAAAAACCCGAGGAGCCGGTGTCCGACGCCGGCgacgccacctcctcctcctcttcctcctcttcgtcctcccaCGTCAGCCACCTCAGCctggagaagatgaaggagaacCACGCGCTGTTCTACCAGATCGCGTGCGACGTCAGCATCTCGGACACGGACGTCACACCGGGCGACCACAACGGAAACGACGTCAACGACCGAAGCGACCAAAATGTCCGAAGCGACcggaacaacaacaacgacgctGAAAGCTCTGAGGAGCCGCCCGGGGAGGGGGTCCCGGTCTCCGAGGGTCAGAGTGGTACCACTCGGAGGGCGTGGGACGCCCTGTTCCACGGCATCAGCCTTCCGGCACCTTCTGATTGGTTCAGCAGCTCTCCTTCCCTGTCCAAACAAGGTGGAGACCCAGAGGAGCTCAGGATCCAGGAGGAGCTGGAAGCTTTAGCCCCTGAAGTCCTGCCAGaggtctcctgctcctcctcctcctcctccacctcctcctcctccacctcctcctcctcctcccagcaggacgtcctccaccacctcaaaggggaggggaggggagatggggcagagaaggggaaggaggaagaggcccCCCGACTTGGGGATGAACCAGGGGGAGTGACGAAGGCCTCAGAGGAGGTAGTGATcttggaggaggtgaagagggagcaggaggccgTGAAGAGGGACCAAGACGAGGGGAAGAAGGGccaggaggggaggaagaggaaccaGGAGCAGACCAGGGTGTTCAGGAAGAGCAGCAGTTTGAGTGACAGTAGAGAGGCCATCCCTGGCGACTCCGGGTTTGGTGACGTCACAACGGTGTTAAGAGGAGCTGGTTTTGGCAACACCAGGGTGACCGTCCTGCGGACGAGTttgtag